The Ignavibacteria bacterium genome segment TACTTTCCGCTTTCACCGAAAACACTTTTTCAAAATTTCTGATTACGCTTTCTTCAACTTCATTCATCGCAATTTTCTTTCCGAGAAGTTTTTCGAGCGATGTAACTCCTTTGTGAAAAATTCCGCACGGAATAATTCTATCGAAGTAACGCAAATCGGTGTTGACGTTGAAAGCAAATCCGTGCATTGTAATCCACTTGCTTACTTTCACACCGATTGCCGCGATTTTATTTTCTCCAACCCAAACGCCGGTGAAATCATTGTTGCGTGTTCCTTCAATTCCAAAATCATTGAGCGTGAGAATGAGAACTTCTTCCAAATCGCGCAAGTAACGATGAATGTCGCAGTAGTAGTTTTCCAAATTCAAAATCGGATAACCGACAAGTTGACCGGGACCGTGATACGTAATATCTCCGCCTCTATCAATGTGAAAAACATCCACGCCATTGATTTTCAATTCTTCTTCGCTTGCAAGAAGATGATTTTCGTCGCCGCTTTTTCCAATAGTATAAACGTGATTATGCTCATTCAAAATAAAAACATCGGAGATTGCTTTCTCTTCAACCAGAGAAAAAATTTCCTTCTGCAAATCCCACGTGTGTTTGTAATCCGTGCGATGGAGATGGAGAATATGAATTAAGTTTTTCAAAACGTTACGCCGCTTTTCGAGAAACTTTCGGCGGATGCATATTATATTTTTTATGAATCCGTTCTAAATCTTTCTCACGTAATTCAGGATTCTTCAAGTATTTTTTATGTAATTTTTCGCGTATATCTCGCATCATTTTTACTGCATCGAAATCTTTTTCTTCACTTTTCATCTAATACCTCACGAGGTGTTCGTATGTCTAATAATTGATAACCGTATTTTAAATTCACAGCGTTGTAAATCCGAATTCTATCAACGTTCACAATGTGATGGAAATTCCAACTCACCAAAACATTCACTCGATGAATCGTTGCCGTTGCGATGTGCAATGCATCTTCTTCATAGTTTCGGGAAATTGCACCTTCGCGAATGTATAATTCTGCAAGTTGTTGTCCTTCAAAATCAAGAAGGACTGATTCAATATTTTCTTTTGGAATTCTTGGAATAACATTTCGAACATTTTCCGGCGCATCTTCTAATTCTTCCAACGTGATGTCAGAAAGAACGACGATTTTTGTTCCTTCAATAAATTCATCTACTAATTTATTCGACCATTCTTCAAATTCTTTATCGTAACAACCGCCGACAACAGATGTATCAACATAAATTCTTTGTTTTGGAAGTGTGAATTTCATTTTCTGTTTTTTTCGTCAAAAAAAACTTTGTTGTCGTTGCGGCTTTGCGCGATTAAATAATCCTCAAATATGTATCGAATGTCCCAACGCATTTTCTGCTGCTTCCATTATTGCTTCGGAAAGCGTGGGATGTGCGTGCATTGTGTTCGCAATTCCTTCCGCCGTTGTTTCGAGTGATTTTGCAACGTTGAGTTCAGCGAGCATTTCTGTTGCTTCGCTTCCTAAAATATGCGCGCCGAGAAGTTCGCCATACTTCGCATCGAAAATAAGTTTTACGAGTCCATCCGTTTCACTAATCGCGCGCGCTTTCCCGCTTGCAGAAAATGGAAATCGTCCGACTTTGATTTGATAACCTGCGGCAATCGCTTTTTCTTCCGTCAATCCAACGCTTGCAACTTGCGGCTGACAATATGTGCAACCGGGAATATTATCCCAATCAATCGGCTGCGGATTTTTTCCTGCAATTTTTTCCACGCAGACAATTCCTTCTTTCGATGCA includes the following:
- a CDS encoding dihydrolipoyl dehydrogenase, with translation NAFGTKVTIVEMMSNILPIEDKEISKLLESNFKKNGIEIFTETKVESVTAGKDVKVVVSNKDGKKELKAEIALNAIGVQGNIENIGLETLGVKLEKGWITVDDFGKTNVDGIYAIGDVAGPPWLAHVASKEGIVCVEKIAGKNPQPIDWDNIPGCTYCQPQVASVGLTEEKAIAAGYQIKVGRFPFSASGKARAISETDGLVKLIFDAKYGELLGAHILGSEATEMLAELNVAKSLETTAEGIANTMHAHPTLSEAIMEAAENALGHSIHI
- the lipB gene encoding lipoyl(octanoyl) transferase LipB, with product MKNLIHILHLHRTDYKHTWDLQKEIFSLVEEKAISDVFILNEHNHVYTIGKSGDENHLLASEEELKINGVDVFHIDRGGDITYHGPGQLVGYPILNLENYYCDIHRYLRDLEEVLILTLNDFGIEGTRNNDFTGVWVGENKIAAIGVKVSKWITMHGFAFNVNTDLRYFDRIIPCGIFHKGVTSLEKLLGKKIAMNEVEESVIRNFEKVFSVKAES
- a CDS encoding type II toxin-antitoxin system VapC family toxin, with product MKFTLPKQRIYVDTSVVGGCYDKEFEEWSNKLVDEFIEGTKIVVLSDITLEELEDAPENVRNVIPRIPKENIESVLLDFEGQQLAELYIREGAISRNYEEDALHIATATIHRVNVLVSWNFHHIVNVDRIRIYNAVNLKYGYQLLDIRTPREVLDEK